tTGCAATGATGACATCATCCATGTATAACTTAATAAGACTCCAAAATGATGTCTTGCCCAATTGATTGCAGACATCATGGCGTTCTTGAAGCATTAGCTTGTACAATTATATTGAATttgcaaatccaaaaatattgcaCTTGTATTGCACATATGAAGTTGGAggtcttttcttctttttcttatcTAGACTCTTTTTTGTGAAGTCTTCATTCTGGGTTTCTTGGCTCCCTCCATCTGTAAGAATTAACATAGTTTAATTATTACAAGTATTTTTGTACCTATATCAAAATATGCCACAATTTTTTACTATGAAAGTGAACTATGAAACCACACTAATTCCGAATTCACATCAAAATAGGTTACACTGTTTATCAAATAGAACCAAAATAAAACTATGCTATTTCTTAAATTAGAACAAAATTACACCAGAGTACTTGTGATACTGAACTAGAAATCTAAAGTATTGAATGATCTATATCTTAATAGACcacactatttatcaaagtgaactagaaaattGAACTATTTATTGATCTATATATGAATAGATCacaactagaaaaccacattgATGCTGGATCCACAGCAACATGACCAAACTATTTATCAATCAAAATAACTTAGAGCACTTACGAAACTTAATTTAAAAGACTGAAGTATTGATGGATCCACATCAGAATAGGGcatgttatataagaaaatgaactaaaacaccACATTGATTTTGGATCCATACTGTTtatcaaacagaaacaaaaaaactataCTGTTTCTGGAACCACTGGAATAGAATGTTGATTATTGTTTATCAATAAGAATTTCTAGGTTCGTACATGTATTTCTCCGATTTtgcttttcaaattttttgtttttcgtcTTTGTTTTGAGAAATTCTAGATTTGATGtgtagattattgtttgaaaacttgaatcgaACTTGAAATTGGTTTGAGAACTTGAGGTTTAGCAATGGAATGGATTTCTGGTTCGATTTTTTGTTGCTGTTTAAAGGAAGTGGTTGGTGTTTTGATATTAACGACGTTGGAGGGATGAATGAATTTTGTAACTGCTAGTTTCGCTAACAGGCCTGGGTTAGGCCCCATTAGGGGCATTTTTGAAATATTAATTGTTATGCGTTTGAGACTTTTTGTTGAGCCCGTGTGTTTTAGTTTTTGTATAACCAGAGGCATAAGTTTTGTGTACttatgattaaaatttaaaccttttctgttaaataatagtttaaggttgttttttattaaataaaagtgagccaagccctttttttttaacgcttcctttttttttttataagtttgCTTGAGTGACAATACAGCTGCAAACATAAAAGAAACCCAAGAGGTTTGGCAGCTTAATTTCTTCTCCTCAGCGAAGCGCCCAATCTCGTTTCTACTCACCTTCCCCACCGCAGAGCGCCTGCGATGACGACTGAGACAGAAGACGCCGTACGACGTCGCACAGCGGTTGCCGACTACCGCAAAAGGTTACTCCAGCACAAGGAGCTGAAATCCCGAGTCCGCGCAGGTCAGATTCACTCCCAAACCCTAATCCCCTTTTGCAGTTAACAAACCAAATTGTCCCAATTAGTAACCTTTAATGTGCTCGCCCTTTTAGGGTTTCCATTCCGATTTTCAATTGAGCGATTCAGTTCTGATTTTGTTATCTATTTTTTCAAATGTATTCGATTTCCTTTTTTTGGGGCTTTCTGTATGTTATGGTTATGGTAACCGCGAAATTGAGATGCTTTGAAGAATTTGGTTGGGTCaagaaattgaatttttgcaatggGATGGTGTGCAGTGAGAGAGAACTTGCGGGCTGCGAAGAAAGAATTTGGGAAAACTGAAGATGATTTGAAGTCCCTTCAAAGTGTTGGACAGATTATTGGTGAAGTTCTCAGGCCTCTTGATAACGAACGCCGTAAGTAATTTGTTTGCTTAATGCTTGCTTCATGGTCTAAAATTTGATAGTTGGAAACCTTTTTGagtgtaattttttttgggcTTATCGGTGTGAGAACTGCTAAAGTAATTGATCTTTGATTTTATTGACTCAGTAATTGTGAAGGCAAGTAGTGGCCCGAGGTACGTCGTTGGGTGTCGCAGTAaagttgacaaagaaaaactaaCCGCTGGAACGCGTGTTGTTTTGGATATGACTACCTTGACTATCATGCGGGCTCTACCCAGAGAAGTAATTATCATCCGATTATTTGTTAAAAGTTTGACACTTTATTCAGCTAGTCATGAACATTCTTTGTGAAGGTTGATCCGGTTGTATATAACATGCTTCATGAAGATCCTGGTAATGTTAGCTACTCAGCCGTCGGAGGACTATCTGATCAAATCCGAGAGCTTAGGGAGTCTATTGAACTGCCTCTAATGAACCCTGAGCTCTTCCTTAGGGTGGGGATCAAACCTCCCAAGGTAATTTTTATATGTTGTTGGCGTTCTTCATATTAACCTGATGCTTTTAGAAACCTAGAAACTTAGAATTTTATATACAACTTTTCTTCTCTTATTTTACTTTAAATTGTTCCAGGGTGTTCTTCTGTATGGACCTCCGGGAACAGGGAAGACATTGCTAGCCAGAGCAATTGCTAGCAACATAGATGCTAACTTTCTTAAGGTTAATTATTCTTTTCTGTAGCAACTTGTATATCACATTATAAGTTTTCTTGCTGCATATTGTGGTACTCATATCTTTGAATAAGACTAGAATCATTTTTAGTTGTTTCCAACTTATCTTTAATATTGGATACTATTATTCCTGGTGTAGGTTGTATCAAGTGCCATTATTGACAAATATATCGGTGAAAGTGCAAGATTGATAAGGGAAATGTTTGGTTATGCCCGTGATCACCAGGTAGGAGCTTGAATATTACTTctaattttaacattaaatattCCTATTCAAAAACATACTTATTGTGTTGACTTTGTGTCTAGCCATGTATCATTTTTATGGATGAGATCGATGCTATTGGAGGACGGCGTTTTAGTGAAGGGACTAGTGCAGACCGAGAAATTCAGCGAACACTCATGGAGTTGCTTAATCAGTTAGATGGGTTTGATCAGCTCGGAAAGGTATGTAGGTTTTGGTTGAAATCAagctttatttttttggtttggtcatAACAAACAAATGTAAACACATTTATCTAGTCATGCTTGTACAAACTGATAATGCCATAAAAGTAGATCATATCTTGGCATGGATGATGGATGTCATTTGTTTCATTTCACAGGTGAAAATGATCATGGCAACCAATAGGCCTGATGTACTGGATCCAGCACTTCTCCGCCCTGGGCGACTAGACCGCAAGATAGAGATCCCATTGCCCAATGAGCAATCAAGAATGGAAATTCTCAAAATCCATGCTGCTGGGATAGCCAAACATGGGGACATTGATTATGAGGCAGTTGTGAAGCTTGCTGAGGTAAGCATGaatataattatatttataataaaaacagGGCGACTCCAAACTGACAAGGCTCCCCACTTTGCAAGGATCGTGGGTTTTGTGTGTGTTTACACGACTCGAACCCGTGACCTTTCGGTTACAAAGGAGCAACCTCTCCATTGCGCCAAGGCTTGCCCtcattatattatatttatatcaaaatattttattaGATGCTTTCCGTGAATGATTTGATGCATTGTCTTCATTTCAGGGTTTTAATGGAGCTGATCTCCGTAATGTCTGCACTGAAGCTGGGATGTCTGCGATCCGTGCTGAGAGGGATTATGTCATCCATGAAGATTTCATGAAGGTATGTGTTAAATAGAGTACTGATGTTATACTCGATTAAAAAATGATGATTAATGAGGTGGAAATGTGGCTTGAACTACATGGGTTATGGTCTCGGTAATGTAGCATGAAATCAATAATGGTCATCCTGAAAATTATGGAATCCAAGAATGTCATTGGTGGTGTTTGGGGTTGTCTGTTTCTTGTTGTTCTAGGTCACTATCTGTGTAGGAGGTGCCTAACCATGCACCTGAAGAAAGCAACTAGATACAAGTCatatgctttattttgtttactGGGGAAAAGTAATTAGTTGGATTTTACAAGGATTTACGAGCTAATAAATTTCAGAAGTCCAATGGCTTGGCTCTGTTTGTCACCTAGGGGGTTCGACTACCTACTCTCTTAAACGTTGTCGAACCCTAAGACCTGTCAAGTAAGAGAATGATAGTGTGCTACAAAAGTCAAAGTGGTGTCATATATTTGGTTCTGTAGCCTACAGTTTGTTGCTTGGCAATGTTTCGGCACAGGGCATATAAATAACCCTTTTTGGTATCTTGATTCTAAgtgttatatttttatatttcagGCTGTACGGAAACTGAATGAGGCCAAGAAACTCGAATCTAGTGCCCACTACAACACAGATTTTGGGAAAGAATGAAACTGAATTTGAACTTTGAACCTACCCGAAGAGTTAATTAAGAGTAAAAACTGCTATCATGTGCTGGATGTTGTGCTCTATTTTCTTGATGAGATGTGGGGATGGTGGTACCGCAATATGGCTTCCAGGAATGTGTTTACCACCAGACTCACATTACGAATTGTATTCTGAATCGAGCCGTTGTTTAGTATTATGATTCTCGAACATTAAATTGTCTCTTGCTTAGTTTACTGTGGTTTTAAGATGCTTTTCGTGCATAtgattaaatcaaattttaaactaTGATTTTGTACCTTTATACTAATTATTAACAACAAATAATAACTGCTACATTTATACTTTGTGCTCGCCAATAACTGGTTTGTGCACTCTTAACTTGTTCTTCCTGATTGCTATTGTATAATTGTTTGTGTAtcttcaaaatgtttgaatcaaCTTGTGGCCCCTTTATTTGTTATAGTGTAACACCCGTTGGACCTTCCATCGAAACTAAAGGCTTTAAAGCAGCAAATAATGGACGGAAGTTCCAGCGGAGTTATTCAACAGAATTATTGCTTCACAGTATGACAAATTTATGGATCAATACTTATGAATTTTTAGTTCAGCCAATAAAGCTCCAGTTTGACTAAAGTTCAAAGACTAGTGCCTCAATTTTGCCGATCAAAATTCAACTGCCTTTCATATTTATTCTTTCTTGCACTTCACTCGAAGGCCTCGAAAATTCTCTCCAGACCGGAGACGGTTCAAATCCTCAAACTGTTTCAAAGTTACGGTAAAAGAAACTTGGCAAGTCCCTCACCCTCTAGAGATGATTTTGACTCGACCCTGCATTCGtgtcatgtttttcatgttcgtATCGTTTTCATGTCATACTGGATATCTTAACGAGTCGTGTCGTGTAATacctgttaaaataaacaggtaaaatgacccgatcCAATAATATTAACAGATAATATGATcagacccgttacccgttaaggaaaatatattttaaaccaataaataatcaaatgaaaaacataatactgaataagtatatatatatactaacaCACCCCGACTTGAAAAGGTCaaagcatgctggccgtcaccgtgaggtgacgtaatcataagggtaagtgatgtaaaaagtgaataaatttaaaactaattagaactaatTATACTAAACGGTGAAAGAGTGTGCAATCGTGCGaagaacccactacaattatttagagcgtaatagacagtgagactacagaagagtagtcaaagtaactaaagtacacttattacataacagtgataagttcgtacgtCTAAATAGAAGAGAATATCAAAACTGCCGAGATTCTTCGAGTGCCACAAAGAGTATagctatctaggtcctggatgtgcgaaaaacaaagttgagtgggtcagcaaaacaatgcttatacgaaatcctttattttcgattatactaacccctcgccataaaacaagtatagtttccttaaaacatactatATAGGTATGTAAACAATAAATCAACAACATTATAACCACGATtatgccaagtcatgatgtGTTAAATGCCACagtaataatcatgtgataatcaagtatagctaaATTCTCATCTATCTAGgctgacacacaagttcgaATAGATAATTTTTAATACGAACAGGATTGGGtataatcaatatgctctagtattACGATCGTGTGAAAGTTGGTGCAGAAGAacggtcacatacaagtcgTATTGCCTAATGCAATTTACCTGACAGGACTGGCATCtaagttggatccaagacgagcgaacggtgtgatgtgaacatacacgtgaaggactggccctggccttGGGCGAGTACTTACACCgaggtgcagcaagatgagcatgtacaaatatgtatgaatgtcatgacagtaatatctcaatcatatagcagcatttatcacaattatatCGCAGTTATCAATTATTTGGCAATATATACGCAAAGTAATGTATTTATGCAATTTTGAAAACTATaaacacatatagatataaaAATAAACTGCCAACTCACAAGTACATcgctgggtcgtaacccccaagcctagcttggcctcgaacgtcctcgggatacgtatcccctatatgtgaaataactaaaatagaattaattaaagcacatatacggaatcctaaataaaacctccatagtttgctcaaacctagggtttatATATACCATTGTGACCTACTCGATGTCACGAACAtctccaaatttttaaaataatttttggacggCTCACGCGCCCCTTCGTTAGGAATATTTCATTAAATGCTAACAGAAGTTAACGGCATTACCTGACGCCGtttggaatattccgttaactcTGAAGGAATATTTCGTCTCCTCCTCCGGTGGTCCTTACCGTCGCCGCAGTCCACCGTCGTTTGCAACTTGATTTTTCGCCGgatttctggaaaaatttcaaactcactattctctttcatttctcaaccattttttatgtactttatatggatttgaagctcgTGAAGAGTAGAATCGCGTTGTACCTGTTTGAAGTCCAAAAAGTGGATGGAGGTCGCTAGAAAAAAGCCTCAAAAGTTCTGGCCAAAAGTAAACTCTTCGAAACTCGGTCGTTTCACTTCCAAATTTCTCCCAAATTGTAATAGGAGCCTCGAGGAGTTGCGTAGAAGCTTCCCCAAGCTTCAAAACTTCCTAACTCGCTCGAAAACACATCAAACTCAGTTTGTCCGAGTTCGGACCTCACGAGTTCGACATTGAAAACTTGTCAATTCCAGGTTTCAAGAACATGGTTATGTTCGTGAGGATGAGATGAACACGAAAATGAGGTTCTTGGGTTCGATCTGTGAGCTTTGAAGCTCATTTAAGGGTTTGTAGAGAAGAAGAGAGCTtcgagagggggagagagagacaaggaagagagagaaagagagagagagagagagtccatttttctctttttctgatTGGTGGACAGAAATGAGGGAATGGATGGGATTGGTGGAGTGCACAAGATGGGCTAAATAAAAGCTAGGgatagggttttggattttgtaCAGAAAAGAGTATCGAAAATCTATTCGCACTAGTGTTTTCACACTAATAAAATTTACGTACACTCATAACAACGTGTGCAATTTAAATGCTATTgcgagaaataaaataaaagtgataTGAATACGTCCACGTCATTTGTCAATAAAGGCATAACCGTCAATACACATACTTGGtgagaaattacataggaaaattaaggacgggttgtcacaatctaccatcttataaaaatttcatcctcgaaatttcAACACTGACTACAAATCAAAGCCATAAAACAGACATGGATACATATCTTGCATACGCTCTTTTGTCTCCCAAGCAGCTTCCTCCACTaaatggttcctccacaaaacTTTCACCATCTGCACGGTCTTGTTCCTAAgaaccttatccttccaatcaaGGATAGTCACTGGAACCTCATCATAGGTCAAATCTGGATTGATCTCTAATGGCTGAGAAGGGATCACATGAGACAGCTCAGAGACGTACCTTTGTAGCATCGATACATGAAACACATTGTGCATTCTCGCCAACTCTGGTGGCAAAGTGAGTTGATAAGCAACTTCGCCAACTCGTTCAACTATCTGGTATGGTCTGATGTACCTAGGGCTAAGTTTCCCTTTCTTGCCAAATcgcacaacacctttccacAACGATAACTTcaagaatacccaatcaccaACCTTATAAACTCTGTCAGTAGAATGTCTGTTTGTGATACTCTTCTGCCGATCCTGGGCCTCTTTCAGGTTAGCCTTTATCACCTGAATGTTCTGTGTCATCTCATCCACGATCTCAGGGCCTACCAAAACTCATTCATCGACCTTGGACCAATAAAGTGGAGTACGACATGATTTCCCATACAACGcttcaaatggtgccataccaatactagAATGGAAGCTGTTGTTGTACGCGAACTCTATCTACAGTAAACGCTTGTGCCAAGCATCTCCAAACTGTAGAACTGaggatctcaacatatcttccaaaGTCTAGATAGTTCTCTCTGACtgcccatcagtttgaggatgataggcGGTGCTGTAGAATAATCTCGATCCCAAAGTTTCCCAAAACGCTACCCAAAACTTTGAAGTAAATCAGGGATCCCGGTAAAAAATAATACTAATTGGAACCCCATGGTATTTAAACACTTCAGAGATGAACCGTTCCGCTAACTGACTTAACGAGTAATTTTCACGAACGATTATGAAGTGTGCTAATTTGGTAAGCCGATCAATTATCACCCAGATACCATCATAACCATTTCGAGTATGAGGTAATTTGTACACGAAATCCATTGTaatatcttcccatttccactgaggtaTCAGGAGTGGTTGTAGCAATCCAAATGGCTTTTTCCTTTCTGTCTTAACCTGCTGGCAAACTACACAACGACTAACATActctgcaatttctcttttcatacctagCCAATAATAGAGGTGTCAAATGGTATGGTACATCTTGGTACTccctggatgcatcgcataagcagAAATTTGCGCTTCATCCAATATGTCTCTCTTTAGTTCCGCAACATTAGGgactgataagctcatatttatatatattttacataaaattcacttttcttttcttatttagttccttatatttttgagctatttactatgtttttgtgttttgtgtgatttatcaagcaaagaaaagaaaagtagcacaagtgagttactaagtaacaaattcgtcaaaactgcctgtgcagattagctgactttggaagcatgttacgaacagctcagaatgaatgagagaatgagacttatatgcttggaaagctacggatgtctatttgtTGGAGCAATTTActgattgttaatatcatttttctagaagaagttatgggcattgtaacactgaaaggttcagaaaagggctaagcagatttggctaataaagtgagaaagtaaaggcacttgttttgtgttttgctttgtcatcaacactcagcagcaaatggggttatgattgcactcatttggctttggagcaagtggaaatgcacagctagaagatgaacaaggcacatggaagaaacatggacatcacacacacaaagagaaaggcatggcatggacagtttgacatgggcagaaaatgggtggattgttggctgaaataatgaagaatatgtgtgtgcaaatgcaaaggaaaaacacacacacatgggcaaaggaaacacacacacatgggtagaaatgggttgatttgtggctgaaatgatggaggtcatgtgtgtgcaaatgtaaagggaaacatggacatcacacacccatacaaactgcacatgcaaggaattgaagtggtcatctccttagcctataaatacatccaccattccccttcctaaagacaatcttgatccatcaaaagagcttcattaacaaacacaatttccttgtagtgacctccatccattcatctagccatactacatctcaccaatccatacactttcatctcttagccgtgcaaatccattccatccattcatctagccatactacatctcaccaatccaacactatcatctcttagccgtgcaaatccattccatccatatatccatacacatcctagacacttgtgctacaacaaggtggtgaaaacaaaggtccttggcgtttcaagcttggaactttggagcattttaggtgtacttcgttcttgctttcaatgtctactttgttattttctaattttgttgcaattatgagtggctaaacccctatttagttagggggaagtttgaagccatgaacatgcttgagatttgaattgatttcttccaattgtgatttgataagttgtgattgcaattcaattatctattttattcataactgattcttgtatgtttattaaggatgcatacttagttttcatgcatgaattagatgctagaatataaatgagtttcacctaatcgttacaagtttatattcatgagtagtgaaggttgtttatcacaatcgcgttaattgaattcttggcaattgtatcatgcattcatagttataattgcctcgtcaacacttatgattttcattgaacgtaatgatctctgattgtatctctattatgcattcatataggggacttttagagaatgatttggattgtcgcatgcattcatccaattcaatgagtaaaggaaaatttgagggttaatttgtgcatcacggttaatctggggtgttgagcatcatagtttattgaaaagcaattggaaatcgattcatgtacaagtgtgtcatgtgtgaagaacagacctctaactaatccatccatcattttatttctcaaattcattttataatctgcctagttttataacttgcttgtttatttcaaattcatccaaatcaaaacccccattttactttcttgttccaaagtgtttaaaatctgttttgtttttgttttagagtgttttgatttaagtcaaaacactaaattcgtccaaagttgtgttagagtcaaaatCTGcccattttgtgtttttaggcagttttgagtgtttttaagttgttttgagtctagtgaacttgttttgagtcttttgagtctattcaaacgtctttaactttgtttttatgtttttgagttagtttagaggttttagcaagccctcataatccccggtttagaacgatccctacttgcatttatactacaatttgacaataagaggatttaatttgagtgcttaactttcatcgcatcaggTACATACATCCGATCACTTTGCATAAGCATGCCGTCAGGATCCTTAATCTAGAGGTCCTTCTTTTTCCCATCTAACACTCCCAGTATCAATTCCTGAGATTCTGTATCGTTCCTCTAGGCTTCGAGAACACGATCCAACAGAATCGGTCTGACCTGAAAATTGGCAATTTGGGCCCCTCGTCGACCCTCTTTCAATGCTACACCAGTGGATCTTAGGTCAGTCAAAAGAGGAATGCGACTAGCATAAAGAGCATTAAGTTGGCCATGA
This genomic interval from Malus domestica chromosome 05, GDT2T_hap1 contains the following:
- the LOC103428634 gene encoding 26S proteasome regulatory subunit 10B homolog A gives rise to the protein MTTETEDAVRRRTAVADYRKRLLQHKELKSRVRAVRENLRAAKKEFGKTEDDLKSLQSVGQIIGEVLRPLDNERLIVKASSGPRYVVGCRSKVDKEKLTAGTRVVLDMTTLTIMRALPREVDPVVYNMLHEDPGNVSYSAVGGLSDQIRELRESIELPLMNPELFLRVGIKPPKGVLLYGPPGTGKTLLARAIASNIDANFLKVVSSAIIDKYIGESARLIREMFGYARDHQPCIIFMDEIDAIGGRRFSEGTSADREIQRTLMELLNQLDGFDQLGKVKMIMATNRPDVLDPALLRPGRLDRKIEIPLPNEQSRMEILKIHAAGIAKHGDIDYEAVVKLAEGFNGADLRNVCTEAGMSAIRAERDYVIHEDFMKAVRKLNEAKKLESSAHYNTDFGKE
- the LOC103428658 gene encoding uncharacterized protein, yielding MTQNIQVIKANLKEAQDRQKSITNRHSTDRVYKVGDWVFLKLSLWKGVVRFGKKGKLSPRYIRPYQIVERVGEVAYQLTLPPELARMHNVFHVSMLQRYVSELSHVIPSQPLEINPDLTYDEVPVTILDWKDKVLRNKTVQMVKVLWRNHLVEEAAWETKERMQDMYPCLFYGFDL